The following nucleotide sequence is from Microbacterium imperiale.
TCCCTCGACAAGCCGGCGCAGCACGAACCGCGGCTGAATCGCGCCCTCGGCGGCGTGGAACGCGGCATCCGTCTCACCCGCGATCTCGCCGAGCTCCTCGAACACTCCGCGCAACGTCGGGTGGTCGTCCGTGCGGAGAATGCAGCGGTCAAGCGCATCGAGTAGGGCTGCGTGCTCGACCGCCGACAGACGTGCGCCGAGAGTCATCTCGATGAGCGCGATCAGCGTGCCGATGCGCCGCTGCTTCACCATCTGCTCGTGCTGCTCGTCCGTCGCGCCCGTTCGTCGCGGACCGCGGTCGAGCGGGTTCAGCCGCGTGCCTGTGCCTCCGCCGAGTCGGATCACCCGACCGCCGGGAATCGCCTCGGCCACCGCCACCCACTCGCCCTTGGGATCGGAGGGGACAACCACCTGATGCCCGAACGCGATCGACCTCGTCACGAGCGTCTTCACGGTCGCGGACTTGCCACCGCGGTACGCACCCAACACGAGGATGTTCGTCGAGAAGGTGCCTCGCTCGGACGAGTCGACGTACGCCTCCCACGGCGAGAAGTGCCACAACGCGTCGGCGTTGAGGTCGACGCCGAGGATCGGCCCGCGATGACCGAGCCCAGAATCGGCGACGAACGGGTAGATGCCCGCGATGTGCTGCGACGTCGCCTGGTGCGGTGGGATCCACGCCTTCGCGAGGTTCCAGTAGCCGCCGCGCACCAGCCCCGGCCCAAACGGCCCCGGAACAGCGGCTTCAGGTAGCCCGCGATCGCGTCGGGACGTCCGCGTGGGCTTCTGGTCCTGTCGAGTGCGGTTGATCTCGCGCTGCAGATCGCGCTTCTCGCGCCGACTGAGCTCGACGGGAGTGAAGGATGCCGCGTGCCTGACCATCACTTCATTCCCATCCCGATCGGCAGCGCGTTGACCATGAGCGCCTCGGCCTGCTGGCAGTAGAGAACCTGCGCCTCCATGCCCGCGCGCGAGAGCGCGTTGCGCATCCCGGCGATGGCCTGGTCGAGGCGTTCCTCATCGGGCGCGGTGACGGTGAGGTAGGCGCCGTACTGGAACTCGCCGTGGCCGCGTGCGATCTCCTGCTCGCGCTGCTCGAGGGCGCGCCAGTCCGCGGCATCCGCGGCCGATCCGTCGGCGCCGCGCTTCGCCCGCAGCGACTCGTTGCCCCGCCACACCTTCTTCTCATCGCGGATGCGCTTGAGCGCCTTCCCTACGGGCACCGGGGTGAGGACGATCGAGAAGATGTGCGTGATCGCTTCGCCGGTGTGCGGATGCCGCGCGAACACGACAGGGGAGAGGAACCCGACGGGTGAGTCGGACCGTGGCCACTCGTGCACCCACATCGTCGTGTGCACGCCCGAATCGGTGACGACGATGCCGTTGCGCCCCTTCGGTTCCTCGAGGTACATCGGCCCGACGGCCACGGGATCGACGCCGGCGACGGCCTCCGGCCGGTTCTGGACAGTGGAAGCGAACTCCGGATCGAAGGCGAGCCGCCCGAGCGCGGCGACGTCTCGTGGGGAGAGCCAGCGACGGACCGTGATCTTCGCGGACGTCAGGGCGTCCGCGAGATTCCCCGCTTCGATCTGCGCGAGCGTGACGATCGCCTCCTTCCCGCCGCCGAGCGCTTTGAGCTGGCCGCCGAGAACGACGAGGTCGAGGGTGAGGACGATGTAGTTGCGGTGGGCGACTTCGAACCGTTCGGACAGGTCCATCACGTCCTGGTAATTGTGCGCGACGGGGGAGTCGGCGCTCAGGTTCTGGACTCGGTGTACGGTGTCGTAGTGCTCTCGGGCGGCGCGGATCGTCGTCGGCAGTGTGCGCTCTTGCAGCGTGACCCGCTTCACGCCCGGGCGTTGCGTAAACGGGCCGAGCACGCGGTCGAACTGCTCCGCGAGGTCGAACCGTTCCGGCAGGTCGTGCATGAGGAACCCCTGCACTTCGAGCTCCGCGATCACGGATACCGATCGGTCTTGCGGGTTGTAGGCTGCCGCGACGTTGTTGACGTCCCAGAGTTGGATCGAGGCGCGCGTGCCGGGCAGGTTGAGCGTGCCGGTCAGCCGTGGTCGCTCAGGGCGGAACTTCTCCGTCGTGGCGCCGGTCGCGTGGCGGACCTGCTTCATGAGCCACAGTCCCGCCATCCTCGGCGTCGACATCCCGCGGATCGTCGTCAGCGCGGTGATGCCGAACGCGAGGTAGATCGGAGCGCCGTAGAGGAGCCCCAGCGGGCCGAAGCGGTTCACGAAGATGAGCAGCGCGACTGCGGCGGTCGTGATGAACGTGAGCTGCCACGGATCCATGCCCATGACGACGCCCTGTCGCGAGCGGCGAGGCAGGCGGACGGGACGCGCGTACTCGGTGGACTCGGTCATGAAGAACTCCGATCAGGCTTGGCGACGGATGTGGATTGGGGAGAGCGGGGTGGGGATGCCGCGGGCTGTGGCGTCGGCGTCTGGGCGGTGCCGGGCGTCGTGGGCGGGTGGGGAGCGGTCGGTTGCGGGGAGCGCGTGGTGGCGGCTTGCGCTCGAGCCGGTGCCGAGCCACCTCGCGCTGCCACGCCTGTCGTTTCGGGGGCCGTGGCCGGCTTCGAGGTCGGTGACGTCGAGCCGGGACGAGAGTTCGAGGAGTGCATGCACGAGGGGAGCGATCCGAGCCGTGTCGGGATCCGCGCGGCCGAGCGCGCCGCGCCCGCGGCCATGCGTCCGCCGTGCGAGCCAAGTCGCGAACCGATGCCGTCTGCGGCGACGGCCCCCGCGAAGCTGAACAGCCCGAAGATCGCGAAGGGCGCAAACGCGACGAGCACGAGCCCGACGATGAGGGGCCACGACTGCGGGTTCCAGATCGTCTTCACGGATGCCAGGCCGTTGATGATCAGCGTGACGAAGCCGATCGTGAGCGGGCCGGTCAGCAGTAGCACGAAGATCGCGGACACGTAGCGGACCACCCACTGGGGTCCGATCCCGCGCACGGGGAACAGCATCCAGGCGACCGGACCCACCATGATGAGGGCGGCGAGCACGATGTTGCGGAAGGCGAAGACGAGCATCAGCAGCAGCATTCCGAGCATGAGCAGGAGGTGGATGAGGAAGGCGAAGAAGTAGTTCGCTTGGCCGCCGGCCCACATCACCGACTGCAACGTCGAGTACAGGCCGTCGCGGCCGTCCTGCGCCATGATGTACCAGGTCATGTCGTCGACGGCGTTGAGTAGGTGCCCGGTGAACCACAGCGAGATCGGCACCGCGGGGACCGCTATGAACGATCGCACGAGCGCACCGACGAGTTCTTCTCTGTCGCCGGACACGACGGCCGCGGCGATCGCCCACACCATCGCGCCGAAGGTGACCACGAGGATCGCCCACTGCCAGAAGGACCACTGGTCGACGGCGGCCGTCCACAGCAACGTGGACGTGTCGAAGCGCATGTTGTCGGCGACGAGGAACATCATGCCGGTGGCGGCGAGGGCCATGCCCCGCCCGGCATTCTCGAACGTGACGCACACGGCGTCGCCCAAGCTGCAGCCGTACTTGACGATGAGAGCGCGACCGCCGTCAGCCTGAATTGCCTGCACGTGGCCTTCGTAGGTCGTGCAGACGGTCGTCCGCGCTCCGTCGATCGAGACGCCCACAAAGCACTGCTGTGCGGTGACGTTGTTCGGGTCGTTCGGCGTGCAGGTGACCTGATCGCTTGCGCGTTGACAGTCGACGTCGAAGGCCGGCGCCGACCACGGCTCGCCGCTCACGGCATCCATCGGGACGATCCGCGCGGCGTCCGTTTCGACGGCGTGCGCGCCGGAGCCCGACCCGAGGATGAGCAGCAGCCCGACCACGAAGCCGATCCGGAGAGCGCGCGTGATGTTCATCAGAATCCGAAGTCGAAGTTCACGAACCACGCGAAGAGGCCGGATGCCGCACCGAGCACGGCCGCGGCGATGAAGATCCAGAGGATGTTCTCGCCGGCCCACGTGCGCACGCGATCGGACGCGAGGCCGCGGAACGCGAGCGCTGCGCCGGCGATGATGAGCATGATCAGCACGACGAGCATCGCCCCCGCGAGGATGTACGACGCGATGACTTGGAAGCCCTGGAAGAACGGGGCGGAGAAGTCCGGTTGGATGTCGGGAACATCGACATCCGTCGGCACGGTGTGAATGGACATGATCGTTCTCCTTCGTTGACTACTTCAGGGGGAGGCCGAGGTTGGCCATGAATGGTTCGGGGTCGATGCGCACGCCGGAGTCGCGGACCTCGAAGTGCAGGTGACAGCCGCTCGACCGGCCGGTCGAGCCTTCGGCGCCGAGTGGCGTGCCGGCGGACACCTCGTCGCCGACGCCTACGCGGAGCGACTCCCACTGCATGTGTCCGTAGATGGTGAGCAGGCCGCCGCGGTGGTCGATGACGACGGCGTTGCCGTAGTCGAAGTACGCGCCGGCGACCGTCACGCGGCCCGGTCCGGCTGCGAAGACGGTCGCACCGCAGGGCTGGTCCATGTCGTAACCGCGGTGGTCAGACTTGCAGTAGCTGCACCCCTCAACTGGGTGATAACCGAACCCGCGTCCCTTCGAATAGTCACCCGCGAGCGGGTAGCCCCACTCTCCGCTGACCGCAGGAAGCTCCGTATCCTTCACGGGTTCGTTCGCCGTCGCGCTGGCGCCGGAGATCGCGAACGGGATTGCGATGAGCGGCGTGAGGATGAACCCCGTGCCGAGCAGGAAGACGAGGAGCGCCCCTACCAGGATCTTCCGACCAGTCCTCGTGTTGAGGGCTGCGGCGGCGATCACCGGGGCTTCCATGTCAGGGCTCCAACGGCTCCGTGAAGTAGCGGACGACCTTGCAGTCTCCTGACCGCTGGTCGGTGTCGGGGGTGGGTACCGATGCCGCGCCGCACAGCACCTGCACGCTCACGCGCACGTGGTCGTCGTACGAGGTCTCGCCGCCGGATCCGTCGGACCGGGTGAAGCTCAGCGTGACATCGGCGGTGCCGATGGACATGTCGCCGGACTCGTCGTCTGTCACCGGGACGTCGGTGACGTCACTGGTGACGACGGCGACAACGCGGCCGTCTTCGCCCGCGAGCGAGTCCCATTCGTCTTGCGGGAAAACGACGCCTTGCCGCAGCTCGGTCTGCGAGTCGGTCATCGCGGCGATCTGGTCAGCCTCGTTGGTGAACCGGGTATCGGGCGTGAACCACGTGTCGAGGTAGTCGAGCCACTCCTCGCGCGTGCTCTTGGTCGTGTCGAAGGTGGATGCCGCCGCAAGCGCCGCGCGAATGTATGTGTCGGCATCAGTGGTGATCGGTTCGGGCGTCCATCCGCGGTCGGCGGCGGTCGGGTCGACGACCGTGCCAGTGGGTTCGGGATCCGGCGCGACAGGCGGCGTGGGGTCCGCGGAGGCAGTGCCTCCGATGGCCTCCGATGGTGTCGGCGTCGGCCGCGCGATCAGCGCGCTCACGATGATCGCGACGATTCCGGCGAGTAGCACGAGGCCGCCGATGATCGCCCACGCGACTCCGCGGCGTCCCGAACTCTGGCTCATCATCACCGGTCAGGCCTCCTGATCTTTCAGGACGGCCACCGGGCACGGGTGGAAGGGCTCGCGCGTCGGTCGCCGTGTCGGCATCCTAAGCACGTCGACGGGCGCGCGATAGCGCCTTTTGTCGAGGATGTGGATAACCGACGAGGAATCGATGCACGTGGAGGAGGGGATGGTTTGGGGTCGCACTGAGGTGCCGTTGACGCCGTTGATCCGGTCGCGACCCGCGCGCCGCGCGAACTGCGCCGTGCCGCGCATGGTGCGCTTCGTGGCTGCGGAAGTTCGCCGACTGGACATGCCCACACGGTATAGCAGTGTGCGCGAAAAGTAAACAACTAAATTGTGTGCTTTGCTGGACTTCGAGTTGAGCGTTGCGCGAGACTTAGAGCATGCCTCGTCTCGCGCAACCAGCGGGCTCGGAAGATGCCCAGGATCCGATCGGTCTTCTCGGCAACCTCGTCAAGGCGGCGATCCTCCGTTACCTGCGCTCGAACCCCGACGTCACGGTCGGTCCGATCTGCGATGCGCTGGATCTTGGCCCGACGACGGTGCAGCCGCGGCTGAACGAGCTCGAGGCTGCCGGCCTCGTCATCGCCGACCCGCCGATGGTGCCGGGGGAGTCGCGGAAGGGTGTTTGGGTCAAATACAGCGCGGACAACGAGGCGATCACTGACCTGTACCTGCGCCTGGGGCTGGCGATCGGGGAGTTCTGATCAGTCGCGTGTCTGACGCCCGGAGTATGCCTGAGGCATACGCAAGGGGGTGGTCGCAGTGGACGGTTGGATGTGGGCGGTGCTCGTCATCGCGACGGCATCGATGGTCGGCCTCGTGTGGTGGAAGCGGCGCGCTCGCCACGTGTATGTGATCGACCACGTGAAGCTCGAGATGCACCCGGCGTATGCCGTCGAGGACCGCGTGGTCGAGCAGGTCTGGCGTGCGGCGATCTCGATGACGAACACGTCGCGGCTGCCGCGGTCGCTGCCGGTGCTCGCGGAGCGGGCGACAGCGCGGGCGGGCAGATGCGTCTTCCTCGCCAACGTGTACCTCGATGCGGACGTCCGCGAACTGAATCCGCGAGCTGTTGCCCTCGCGTGGATTGAGTTCGTGCTCCCTGGGGGTGTGTCGCCGCGCGCTATCGATACCGAGATCCTTGCTGGCGACCGGCGTCCTCGCCCGCTCCGCTTGCTGGCACGCCTGACACGGCAGCGTGCGCAAATGGTCGGAACGTTGCGGTCTCCGCTTACGCTCCTCGAGCACCGATAACGAGGATGGGAGCGTGTCGCGAGGGGGCCAGCATGTCTGGACCCGCGGGTAGCTTGAGCGCGTGATTGAAGACCTCGCCTCGCCGCCCAACTTTGCGCGCCGCCCATCTGCGGGGGTGTCTCGGTGATGCCCCCGGACGCGCGAAATGGATGGATCCCGTTGCCGCCTGGTTGGGTCTACCGTGCCCCCAGGGTCGTCACGCGTGGCGCGCACGACGACGGTTTCGCTTGGTTCCCGGTTCCCGATCCGAATGGATACGACGGGATCGGGTTGGCTCTGATGGACAAGATCGAGGGTGCGCGCGAGTTCTGGATGTGGACAGATGACTCAGAGGAGAGGGCAGCGCGCGTCGTTCGACTCGGCTACCGGCGATATGTCGTAGAACTCCACGGCACGGATGGTTGCTTCGTCGTCGAGGAAGTGGCGCGCACGAAGGACGAGCAGGTGGTGACCGACGAAGAACGGGATGTGCTCGGTCAGACCGCGGTGTCCCCAGCGAGAACACTCACGTCATCAGTTGTGGCGGAGAGCTGCGCGCGCATGTGGATCAACCACGGCCTCGTGCACGACGGATACGTCCTTGGTCGATGGTCGGAAGAGTGCCCGCCTCAGGGCTGATAAAGCCGACACATCAGGAGAGCGATCTCTCGGCCGCTTGGCCGCGTGCACTGTGAAGGGCGGCGGCGTCAATGATTCAAGGCCAGATTTGGGCGGCTTCGCATCACGCTGTGGCGCCTGGCGATATCGTGATCTCACTCCCCAAAGTGGAGAGTGCCGCTCTGCGACGAGGAGAACACCCCATGGCCGCATCGCCTCCGGCAGGCTGGTACCCGCAGGTAGATGGGACGCAGCGGTACTGGGACGGCCTCGCATGGACGCACCACGTGAGCCCGTCCGCGGGTGGCGCGGAAACGCGTACCGACGCCGCACCCGCCAACCGGGAGCAGGCGAGCCGGCGGATGCCGACCATGAGTCGAGAGCAGATCGCGCACGACTTGGCAATCGCCTACCTGAATAATCGGTACGGCCCGGAGGTCACTGGGGAGTTCTCTGTCACTGCCGATCAGGATTGGTCTGGCGACTCTCCTCGCGTGACCGACGTGACGGGATCAGGTGAGGTACGGACCGAGAACCTTCCTCGGGTCGACAAGATCCGCATGGACCGCGTCGAGGTTAGGACCGGCGAGCGAGGGTTCTTCGGACTCGGCCCTGAGAAGGTGAGCACAGTCGAAGTCGATTCGGGTGAGTTCGAGGTCGACCCCGTCTTCAAGAACATGATCAGGGACTACTTCGAGGCCTACTTCCGGTTCGTGGAGCTCCTGGAGCGCTCGGCGTAGCCGCCCGACCGCGGCGGCAGTTCCAACGATCGTGGCGTGGCCCGCGAATAGGACGGGCTTGGACAGATCACGCGGCCGCCGCGGGGAACACCATGAGCGAACCATCGCGATGGCGTTCGATCTCGATAGCCACGTCGGCGGGAACTGTTGGCATGTCGACGTCGGCTCCAAGCGCCCGGAGGCGATATGCGGCACCGAGGAGTTTGTCGACCTCGCGCGGTGTGAAGGCAGGGATGCGGAAGCCCCCGTGGCGCTTCAGCTCGAGTGTCGCTAGGCGCACGAGGACCGACTTGATGTCGTATTCGAGTTCGTCCACTCGCCGCTCGTCCGCTTGAAGCGTCCCGAGGAAGCTTCGGAATGGATTCGTGGAGCCCTCAAGTTGGGCGTGTTCGACGGCCTGTAGAACGAGTACGCGGCGCTTCAGTGCAATCGCGAGTCGCGCGAGTCCGAGGTGCGCACGAAACAACCCACCGACGTCGGTGATGCCTGGGAAGACCTTCTCCAAGTCCGGGAGTTCGACCGGTCCATCGGGGAGCTTTTCCATCCCCTCCTGCCACTTGGCGAGTCGCCGCTTCGTGCGCTCGACGGCAGTGCTGATTGCATACGACGCCGAGTCGAGTCCCAGCGACAGGCCGATCTTGCCTTGATCGAGGAGGATCGACGTCGCCTTGTCGATCGCGTCGCGGCAACCGTCGAGGTCGCTGCGTTCCTTCTCCAATGCGTCCTCGTGCAGTTGTTCCAGCAACTCGGTGATGTTCTCGATTGCCTGCTGGCGTTGGTGATCGGCATATGCGCTTACGCCGACTGCAACTGCCATCAGGACGAGCGGCGCGGCAACGGTCAGCGCGCTTGCGCTGGCAACCGCAGCGCCGGCCGTCGCCGCCGATCCGGTGGTGGCGCCCGCTGTAGTCGCGGCCTTCCCTGCAACCGGAACGAAGGTCGCCTTGGCAACGATGCCGCTGGAGTCGCGCAACGCGCTGTAGATCCCGTCTGTAGCCGCCTTGGAGGCCATCGGCTTCACAAGGCCCTGCCCGAACTGGGCTGCGACCTTGGCTGGAACAACCATTCGGTACAGCACTTCCCCAGACGTACCCACGTCGACACTCTTCGGCAGCGACTTCGCGGTCTGGGCAACAAACTGCGAGAGCTGCTGAGCGAGAGGGCTGGCCGCGTGAAGCGAGATGCCTCCGGTCGGATCGCGTCGCACGGCGAGCGGGTGTGCTTCCAGCGTCGCGATCGGTGCATCCGCAAGCGCTGCTAGGGCTGTGCGAAGCTCCCCAAGCCTCGCCGGCGTCATGCCGTCAGGATCGAGAAGATCCGGTACTCGCACGTCCTCGGTTCCAATCGCCCAAATTGGCACGACCTGGTTGTCGTCAGCAGTCACGTTCGGATCCTCCCAATCCCCAACAGTATGCGCCGCTCGTGACATGGGAGATGTTTGCCTCCAATCCTCGTGGTCACTCGCGACTCCGTCGTGAGCGCTCAGTATGCTCGCCTCATGTCCAAAGCCTCTCCACTCCGAACCGACGTCCTCGCGACTAGCGAGGTGTTCAACCCGGGCCAGTTCCCTCGTCACACATATAGTCCGCGGGCGACCGAAGAGAGTGCAGTCAACAGCTGGTGGGTTGACCGTGGCAAGATCCTCGTCGTCAACGGCCCCTCGAAAACCGGCAAGACGGTGCTGGTGCAGAAGCTGCTTGGGCAACACAATCCGA
It contains:
- a CDS encoding M23 family metallopeptidase — its product is MEAPVIAAAALNTRTGRKILVGALLVFLLGTGFILTPLIAIPFAISGASATANEPVKDTELPAVSGEWGYPLAGDYSKGRGFGYHPVEGCSYCKSDHRGYDMDQPCGATVFAAGPGRVTVAGAYFDYGNAVVIDHRGGLLTIYGHMQWESLRVGVGDEVSAGTPLGAEGSTGRSSGCHLHFEVRDSGVRIDPEPFMANLGLPLK
- a CDS encoding SCO6880 family protein, coding for MTESTEYARPVRLPRRSRQGVVMGMDPWQLTFITTAAVALLIFVNRFGPLGLLYGAPIYLAFGITALTTIRGMSTPRMAGLWLMKQVRHATGATTEKFRPERPRLTGTLNLPGTRASIQLWDVNNVAAAYNPQDRSVSVIAELEVQGFLMHDLPERFDLAEQFDRVLGPFTQRPGVKRVTLQERTLPTTIRAAREHYDTVHRVQNLSADSPVAHNYQDVMDLSERFEVAHRNYIVLTLDLVVLGGQLKALGGGKEAIVTLAQIEAGNLADALTSAKITVRRWLSPRDVAALGRLAFDPEFASTVQNRPEAVAGVDPVAVGPMYLEEPKGRNGIVVTDSGVHTTMWVHEWPRSDSPVGFLSPVVFARHPHTGEAITHIFSIVLTPVPVGKALKRIRDEKKVWRGNESLRAKRGADGSAADAADWRALEQREQEIARGHGEFQYGAYLTVTAPDEERLDQAIAGMRNALSRAGMEAQVLYCQQAEALMVNALPIGMGMK
- a CDS encoding DUF2510 domain-containing protein, producing the protein MAASPPAGWYPQVDGTQRYWDGLAWTHHVSPSAGGAETRTDAAPANREQASRRMPTMSREQIAHDLAIAYLNNRYGPEVTGEFSVTADQDWSGDSPRVTDVTGSGEVRTENLPRVDKIRMDRVEVRTGERGFFGLGPEKVSTVEVDSGEFEVDPVFKNMIRDYFEAYFRFVELLERSA
- a CDS encoding winged helix-turn-helix domain-containing protein; the encoded protein is MPRLAQPAGSEDAQDPIGLLGNLVKAAILRYLRSNPDVTVGPICDALDLGPTTVQPRLNELEAAGLVIADPPMVPGESRKGVWVKYSADNEAITDLYLRLGLAIGEF